A stretch of DNA from Toxotes jaculatrix isolate fToxJac2 chromosome 15, fToxJac2.pri, whole genome shotgun sequence:
ATCTGAGCAGGAAAATACTTATCTGGCCTGtgaggggattttttttattattgcaaTACCAGGAGTGACCACTGGGACAAACTGACACCAAGGCTGGGTGTCATCAACATAATTGTATGGAGTCAGTTTACAGGTTGTTGTAGATGCTTGGTCAGTTAATGATGGGCTTTGATGGGCTGTGGAAACAGATTCAACACTCGGGTCCAATCACATCGTTCAGACTTTAATTACGACCAGAtgagtggggggaaaaaacacatcagctccTGAGTCATAACTCCAAGTGGGAGAAGAATTTCAGAATTTCTGACACAACATTTCCCACGTAGTGATTAGAAACTACAAAAGTGTCAGCTGACCAGTGGCAACAAGGCTGCAAAGCCACCACTGCTCACAATGCAATGTGAGCCATCTGCCATCTGTCCAAGTGACTAAATGAACATCACAATGGCATCATGCTAAAAAGACGTAATAGTCtgacaatacatttttttgttttcttttgaagaCTGTTGAAACATGATCATGATCAAGATGCAGATGAGGAGTATTGTAACTCTGATCAGCACTGACCCGCCAAAATCacgtgtgggttttctccgggtactccggcatATCATAGTTCTGTATATAAGAGTAAACTTGACTTTTGTTTCCCCGTGATGTATTTACCAAAAATGAATGGCATAATATACTTCGCCCTATCTTCTAAAATATTCAGCAGTTACTCGGTAGGTCCCCATGATGTTGTTTTCCTCCACTGAACTTACATTTAACCACTAGTAGCAACCAGAAATTAATTGCGTTAAAAATTAATCGGTGAAACTGTCATCACAACATCTTGAAGCATTATCAGAATATTGCTGAAAAGttaggagagaaaaaaatgaaggggAACAGCATGATGGAAAGCTCGAGGGGAGGAGGGATCGCGAGTCTCCACGTAAGAGAGAACGTGAGCTGCAGCGTGGGGGAGGAAGAGGTAGGACTGTGATAAAAAGCCTCAGTGACTGAGCGTTCTGGCCAGAAAGCCGCCAGAGCTCGGCAGTTTCTCCTCTCGGATGATGGAGGCCCTGAAAGGAACTGAACTCTGCTATCCACACCTGAACTCCTCCTGCAAGAAGCCTACACATCCTTACACCCAGGCCATGCTAATTTATGTTCTgctttcctccatttctcttGTCACTGTGGCTctcaacctgctggtcatcatctccatctcccACTTCAGGCAGCTACAATCATCTAAATGTCATAATTTATTGAAATAACTTGACCATtaagaagaaactgttttgatcTGGTATACAGATGTTGTCACACCTAGATGCTAGAGTTATCTTTTGGTTGTTATGTACAATGTATGATAACagtgctttttttcttcctctttcatgtAGATGCATGTTGGCAATAACAGAAACTAATGAAATAATCTGTCGTGGTTTTATGATCACAGTGTGTTTAGTGATGATGTTCTCCCTCTCCAGGCAGCTCCACACCCCCACcaacctcctcatcctctctctggctgtctcaGACCTCCTTGTGGGCTTCCTGCTGATGCCGGTTGAAATCATCTACATAGAAGCATGCTGGTTTCTAGGTGACATTGTGTGCACTCTGTATTATGTTGTAGACTACATCATTACCTCTGCCTCAGTGGCCAACATGGTGTTCATATCATTTGACCGTTATGTAGCTATCTGTGACCCTCTGCATTACCCCACCAAAGTCACCAAGAGAAAAGCACAAGtctatgtttgtttgtgttggatTTGTTCTGTTGTCTATAGGATTCTCCTTTTGAATGATCACTTGGAGCAACCAGGCAGGTCCAGCTCCTGTTTTGGAGAGTGTGTGGTTGTCATCAATTACATTGCAGGGGTTGTTGACCTTGTTTTCACCTTTATCATCCCCATTACTGCCATTATAGTTCTGTATTTAAGAGTATTTCTGGTGGCCCTGTCTCAGGCTCGATCCATTCGCTCTCACATTACAGACGTAACAGCCCAACGTTCAAGGACTGGGGCTgtgaagaaaacagagatgaaagcAGCCCGGACTCTTGGTATTGttgtagttgtgtttttgttttgtttctgtccgTACTACTACCCCACTCTGGCAGGTGAAGACACCTCTATCGATGCTTCATCCGCAGCATTTGAGATCTGGCTGGCACATTTTAACTCCTGCCTGAACCCTGTCATCTATGCCTTTTTCTACCCCTGGTtcagaaaatgtattaaactCATTCTGACTCTTCAGATACTGAAGCCCGGTTCCCGTGATATTAAACTACTATAGTCACACGCAGGGGTGTTGGGACTTTGTCTTTGAACTAAGATGTTCTCTGTGAAAGATAAAATGCATTGGTTTGTGTTGTTCTTGAGCACAAATATCTATTGTCAACTGAAACCCTGTTACTGTTTTTTAATTGTACTATACATGTGATTAAATTTTGATTAATCTGCATCTGGTCCATACGAATGTGTACAGACATTTATGTGAGAAACCTCAACAGGTCTTGTAGCTTGTGATTAATATACATtagaaataataatttaaacatAATCAAGATTTAAAAAGGATGTATGTTGTATTATAGAGATTGAGCTttgtttaagaaaataaaatttaactCCATATCAGTTCAAAATAAgagcatttttaaaacattaattttaaataaaattaattttgaaaatgaagagaacTAAGACTCAGCCCAAGTTTAATTCTCCTCCTCAGATTCTTTGTCTCTTCATAAATCACTGTATGGGAATGAAACATTTTCTCACAGGTCAAGTGGATCTCATCTTTGAAATTCAAGAATAGCACAGGAACAAATATGTTATCCATACTTAAGGCCAAACATGTGTTCTTCATGTACAGTGTTTGCACTAATACAAAACTTAATTTTTCATCATCTTATTCATAGATTAAGTACattaacattttcagattttgtgtttctgaaccAAGacatacttttgtttttttccctttttttcccagatgtaAATCATATAGGCAGATTATAGTCATATTTTTTGACACTTTCACAAGAAACTGTTTGGATTAATCTCTTTTCTCAGCCAcagttatttcctgttttagcTCCTGCAACCATGATACAGAGGCTGCAGGTgctaaaacaggaaacagctgggTTGAAATTAGAGGAAATAACAGTAAAAGAGCATAGAAGGTACAAACAGTAACCGTACAGGCCcttattaaaacacacacatgcatacggATACTGACTGTGCTGTGGCCGACCATGCTGCTGATGGGAAAGCAGCCGTTAACTGTATATATCACAATCATCCCACATAATGGAAAAGGTAACATACTCAGAGTATTGCattaatcatttttaataaGAATTGTCTGAAGCAATGTTGCACGCTCACAACCAAAGCTGAACTTGTGTGTAAACATCCCTGAAATAACGTATTTCTCCGTTCACTTCCGTGATGACTCTGAGATAAAACCTTTTTATTCTGACTCtggagttttatttatttatttgtttatttttaacccTGTAGTGTCTTCCAGATGACAGCAGGGCAAAGAGGTGGTAGCAGGAGTGAGCTGAGACATTTCGAACACTGCTGGCTGTGTGATCTTGACTGTAACTCTCAGGAGGGCTTTTCTGTCAGCGACTGAACAATTTCCACATCACACTGTGATGCAGTAGATCAGTACGTTTTCTATGGAGCACTAATGTAAGGGCACAAACGTCTGCATAGACATTAGAGGTATAGCAAAAAAAACTATTACCTGTATTTATATCTGCATCTgcaaaataaatagaaatagatataaatacaaataagatataaataaataaaatagacaaAACATTGATTGATTTTGTGGGGCTTGTACCATTTGATTTACACAACACACTAACAACTTTGAATGTGCAAAATAGTATTTACTGTGACACAAACAATTATTAAGACCAAAAAACTACTTAAAAATACTCCAAACTTTAAACAACCCACACACTGCAGTGGTTAGCGCTGTttcctcacagcaagaaggttctgggttcgAAGTCAGGTCAGGCCAGAGCAAATCTGCATGTCCAAAGACGTGTCCAGGGACACACCAATTAGGATaactggtgactctaaattgtccataggtgtgaatggGAGCATAAATGGTTGTTTGTCCATATATCTGTGTACCCCGTGATAGACTTGCGATATGTCAAGTGTCACTCAAAGGTATAGaaaatggagggatggatgtTTCAGGGAGCGCTGGGtccacacctgctgctgcaagATGGCGGCAGTGTTGATGTGCAGCCATGACTTTTGGAAAAAGCTATGAAATTTCCAAGATCCTTCTGAAGTTGACCACATTCTATGTACAGTCTCCtttgctgattttatttttggcaataaagttttgaacACAATGTTGTGTGGTGACGGACATTCAAGTTTTGAACACTCTCCATGTGACTGAACTAATCAGTCCAAAAAGCATCATGTGGTCACTTTGTCAAAAAGTTTGTCTATTTGGTTTAGAAACAACCATTTTATTTGCCCGATTACATTTAACAGTACACAGAGTCAGAGTGTGACGTACTGGGCTTTGGCCTTCTGACAAGATGGAAGTTGCCtacaggaggggaggaaggaaagagataaATCAGCTGTATGACAAAGAGTTTGAATCAGAaagctgtcagagctcagcagcttctcctctctctctgataaTGGAGGCTCTGGAAGAAGCTGAACTCTGCTTCCCCCAGCTCAACACCTCCTGCAGGAGGACGATGAATCCTAACTCGGAGACCACGATCATTTACACTGTGCTGTCCTTCATCACTCTGCTGACTGTGGTTCTtaacctgctggtcatcatctcTATCTCACACTTCAGGCAGAGATAAAACTTCTCcacatgacataaaaaaaatgttgattttcagGTTCCAGCTAGATACATGAAGAAGTGGCTTGAAGCTAGGAAACATAATGTTTCATTTAGGTCTATGATGAAAATGTTAGCACCTTAAAACTTACTGCTGATagttttatctttgtgtttaACATGTGATTCACTTGTGTACAACACTCACTGTATTTATACATTTGCCATTGTTACTTTTAAAGCTAATGATTATTATGGTCATGGTGCGTTTAAGAGAGGCATCTAAAGTGATTAGTAATGGTTTCTCACACATTAAGCTGCTGCACATCTCCTCCTCaaagacataaataaaacagaaataatggtTTCTTTCATAGGTCTTTGATCAGTGCATACTGGATATTTACTGGTTATTTGCAGATGTTTGTACAGCTGTAATGCTGTAATATATTTCTGCATGTTGTGACAGTTCAGTGTTGATATCCTCTCATTTCAGGCAGctccacaccaccaccaacctcctcctcctctctctggctgttgcAGACTTCCTTGTGGGTCTGCTGCAGATGCCCGTGGAAATCCTGCTGTTCCATGACTGCTGGTTCCTGGGTGACATTATATGTGTCGTGAATTACTTTTTAGGTTTCCTTGTTATCAGTGTGTCAGTAGGAAACATGGTTCTCATATCAGTTGACCGTTACATAGCAATCTGTGACCCCATGTTTTACTCCACCAAAGTTACTCTGAAAAGAGTTCaactctgtgtttatctgtgttggATATTTTCTGCTGTCCACAGCACTTGGATATTGAGGGACGTCCTCGAACAACCGAGCAGGTATAACTCCTGTTATGGAGAATGTGTAGTCATAATTAATTTTGCTGAAGGAGTTGTTGATCTTGTTGTGACCTTTTTAGGCCCCATTGTTGTCATCATACTCTTGTATTTGAGAGTATTTGTGGTGGTTGTGTCTCAGGCTCGTGCCATGCGCTCTCACATTGCAGCTACCACTCTGCAGCGTTCAGAGACTGTAAAAGCTAAGAGATCTGAGATAAAAGCAGCCAGGACTCTTGGTGTTGTAGTAGCTGTGTTTCTTCTGTGCTCCTGTCCATATTATTGTTTCACTGTTGCAGCTGAGAACAACTTAGTAGGGACTGCTTCTACAGGGCTTGACATTTGGTTGTTGTATTTCAACTCCTGTTTAAACCCAGTGATCTATGTTTTTTTCTACCCCTGGTTCAGAAAAGCTATTAAACACATTACTACACTTCAGATACTGCAGCCAGGCTCCCGTGATACCAGTTTACTGTAGAGTGAGAGACTGGGATggattaaataaaagaaattattGTCCTGTCAAAgcaaaaattattatttttaagctGTCTTCAATACACAGAATTTACACATCACAAAGTCTGGAAAATAAATAGAACTATGGACAAAATGATTGTATGTTGATCGTATATGAATTTACAGATATATCTGTCTCTACCAGACAACGTGatgctttcattctttctttctttacaatTGCACTTGTATCTTTTGTGTGAACTACAGTCATCACCATTTTGAGGTGGTAAAAAAAAGGCAGCTTGTACTAATTTGAGGTAATCAATCAGTATATTTTGCTTGTCTACTTGCAGCTGCTGCCAGTTAAATGATGAAATCATTttccacacacatctgtgcatcTGCAAAATAATGTGCGCAAAATCACAACTGATCTcagaacagctgcagctgagtgagCACACTTGTATCCAAGATCCCAGGATTATTCACAGTGCACATGTGCAAACATCCAAAAAAGCCGCCCCGTTTCCCTGCTTGTCCTTGACTCACGCCACTGCAAGGACATGATAACCTGAGATGAAAGCTACATGTGTCATGTATTGCAGTAGTTAGTTCAGAGTACTGGCACCTTTTTTATTCCGGTTCAAGCACAGTTGGTGACTTGCTTTTGCTGATTGAGAaatagtattttgtttttgaaaagtaaataaaggtaaaataaatgtttaatatattttcattttgtacatTAATCAAATGGAATCAAAAACAGTGTCAATAAAGTACAGGACCAATAAACAGAATCAATAAAAGAAGCTGTATCGATGAAACACCTGTTGCTGATTCCCAATCCTATTTTACAGAGTTGTAATGTTAAATTTCCATcaataaatgacaaatattaTTTCATAGGGGATGCCTAGGCCAGAATCAGGTGCATCCTAATGAGGATaaagttgctgctgttgctgagtTTCCTGTGTCTATCACTGAATGTGCATTATGGTGATTCCTTTGACCTTTGAGGGCCAGTATGCATGTGATAGCTCTCATTTCCAATACTCAtgcactgactgacactgacttTTATCGTATCTTCAAATTGGAGGTTGACGCCAGTGCTGCATTGACAGGGACTGCTCTACTGCAGGAAGATGTGGAACAATCAGCTACTTGTCCCACAGGTTTCAAAAGCACCAGACAAAATATTTCACCATCAGAAAAGAAATCCTGCCTGTTGTTTTCCCCgtaacactcacactctgtgctgGCTCCAGCTACTTACCTGTCATAGTATACAATCACCAAAACCCCTTCATGTTCCTTTCCCAGTCTTGGAAACATGACACCTGGATGGacatgcaaattttcactctttttccaccacaaaaCTCTGACGCAGCCAGGAACATTCAGATCAATGTGCaatgttgattttgtttttcatattcataGCTGTAAGTTACAACACTGGTAAGAAAGCATGGTGAGAGTTAGTGTGTAGTGGCCATAACATAGTCTCCTGCCTCCATGCTGCTTCCTACTCTGTTTTTTGGCTCACTAACCGTGGTGTAAAAAGAATATAGGATATTAGACCATAGCACAACAGGTGTAGCACAGaaagatttttctcttttttcttttgaaagatTTATCATTTACTCTGACTACATTCAGCAGTgcacagagtcagagtgtgACGTACTGGGCTTTGGCCTTTTGACAAGATGGAAGTTGCCtatgggaggggaggaaggaaagagataaATCAGCTGTATGACAAAGAGTTTGAATCAGAaagctgtcagagctcagcagcttctcctctctctctgataaTGGAGGCTCTGGAAGAAGCTGAATTCTGCTTCCCCCAGCTCAACACCTCCTGCAGGAAGACGATGCGTCCTCACTCGGAGACCACAATCATTTACACTGTGCTGTCCTCCATCACTCTGCTGACTGTGGTTCTtaacctgctggtcatcatctcTATCTCACACTTCAGGCAGAGATAAAACTTCTCCACATggcataaaaaatgttgattttcagGTTCCAGCTAGATACATGAAGAAGTGGCTTTGAGCTAGGAAACATAATGTTTCATTTAGGTTtcattttgatgaaaatgttagCAGGTTAGACCATAATGCTGAGAGTTTTATCTGTATGTTTAACGTATGATTCACTGTGTACAACAAAATGTATTGGTCATGGTGCTTTTGAGAGATGCAGCAAAAGTGTTACTGAAAAATGATTAGTAATGGTTTCTCACATATCGAGCTGCTGCACATCCACTAATCTTGTCCTCAAGGATAAACACAtagaaataatgttttcttGCTCAGGCCTTTGATCAGTGCGTACTGGATATTTACTTGTTATTTGCAAATGCTTGTACCACTGTAATGCTGCAATATATTTGTACATGTTGTTTCAGTGAATTGTTCAGTGTTGATATTCTCTCATTTCAGGCAGcttcacaccaccaccaacctcctcctcctctctctggctgttgcAGACTTCCTTGTGGGTCTCCTACAGATGCCAGGTGAAATTCTCCTCTTCCGAGGCTGCTTGATCCTGGGTGACCTTTTATGTGCTGTTCATCCCTTTTTAAGTTTCAtcattgtcagtgtttcagtaggAAATATGATCCTCATATCAGTTGACCGCTATATGGCTATTTGTGACCCCATGTTTTACTCCACCAAAGTCACTTTGAAGAGAGTTCAACtctgcatttgtctgtgttggaTATTTTCTGTTGTCCACAGCACTTGGATATTGTGGGATTTCTTAAAACAACCAACAAAGTATAATACCTGTAATGGGGAATGTATGGTTGTGCTCAGTTTTGCTGAAGGAGTAGTTGATCTTGTTGTGACCTTTTTAGGCCCCATTTTTGTCATCACACTTTTGTATTTGAGAGTATTTGTGgtggctgtgtctcaggctcGTGCCATGCGCTCTCACATTGCAGCTACCACTCTGCAGCATTCAGAGACTGTAAAAGCTAAGAGATCTGAGATAAAAGCAGCCAGGACTCTTGGTGTTGTAGTAGCTGTGTTTCTTCTGTGCTCCTGTCCATATTATTGTTTCACTGTTGCAGCTGAGAACAACCAGGTTGGGACATCCTCTGCAGGGCTTGAGATTTGGTTGTTGTATTTCAACTCCTGTCTAAACCCAGTGATCTATGTTTCTTTCTATCCCTGGTTCAGAAAAGCTATTAAACACATTGCTACACTTCAGATACTGCAGCCAGGCTCCCGTGATACCAGTTtactgtagagagagagactgggatggattaactgaaataaattatttcCATGTGAAGGTGAAATATTTTTAAGCTGTCTTCAATACACTGAATTTACACATCACAAAGTCTGGAAAATAAATAGAACTATGGACCAAATGATTGTATGTTGATCGTATATGAATTTACAGATATATCTGTCTCAACCAGACAACTTGATGCTTtcattccttctttttctttttacgaTTACACGTGTATATTGTGTGTGATCTGACTACAGGCATCCACTCTGAATGACTGAAGCCAGAAAttctactttaaaaaaatattggaGAAAActcgtgattttttttttgcatggcaAAGAGCTGTACAGGAAGCTCTTTTTCCTGCATGACACTAGGCCTGCCGCACCTCCACCGGTGGCGACTTGTTTAGTTGCAGGGTCATTAGCTGGGCACCATCGCTCATAGATGTTTTGCCCCTTATCCCAGAACATCTCCAGGTAGCGGTGCAGTGAACAGGGACATCTCCCTAACACTCCCCTCCCTGCAGCTAATTTCCTCAGGGGTTGCTTGCTCCCCATGCTTTGTCATGGTTTGTCAGCCAGAGCCAGAAGCttgctgtctctgcttcttctgatAGTTACCTGGTTGTCTGGTGTAGTTTGGCTCCCTGAAAGTGACTTGCTTTTCCTGACTGAGAaatagtattttgtttttgaaaagtataaatgcaaattctgtttttaatttgatttctttttgtaCATGAATCGAATGGAATAAACAAGGGTATCAATAAAGTACGGCACCGATAAGCTGAATCAataagaaaaactgttttaataaaatatctGTTACTGGTTCCTAGTCCTAACAGTTCTAACAATAAATTTCCCTTAGTAAATGGAAAATATcattttgctgctgttgctgagtTTCCTGTGCCAACCACTGAATGTGCATTATAGTGATTCCTCAGTGTGGCTGGTTGCTACTGAATTTTCTGCGGGACCTTTTCCTCCATCATTCCCCTCTCACAAGCTTAGTCAGCACAAAAATACAATGTGTTTGGACCTTTGAAAGCCAGTATGCATATGAAAGCTCTCCACTGGTTCAGCACTGACTGACAATGACTTTTCCAGTCCCTCCAAGTTGGAGGCTGATGCCAGTGCTGCATTCACAGGGACCGTACTACTGCAGGAAGATGTGGACGGAACCATCAGCTACTTGTCCCACAGGTCTGATCAGCAATTTCTGAAACACGACACTTGGGTGGACATGCAAACTTTTACTCCTTTTCGACCACAATGCTATGACGGATGTCCTGATTGGGTCCTGATGAGTTCCTGATACTTTGACGTAGAAAGGaacattcattgtttttcagtctctgtgatcagtgtgtaatggtgattttttttttccatatttaaaactgcaaGTTACAACACTGGTAAGACAGCATGGTGAGAGTCAGTCAGTAGTGGCCATAACATAGTCTCCTGCCTCCATGCTGCTTTCTACTGACTCTGTTTCCTGGTGCTTTTGTGACTTTGAACGTGACAcaccagaaacagaaagaacagaaaaaaaaacaaaacagaaaggcaGACTTGTCTGCTGGCAGTGGGAAAGGAGTCAGTCACCTTTTTTTAGCATTTAAAAACCTTCATATTCACACTAATCTTTGTGTAAAAGAAATATGGGATAACAGACCGTAGCACAATAGGTGTCGCACAGATAGATGTTTGTCTActtgtttttaaaagatttcTCATTTACTCTGTCTGACTACATTCAGCAGTACACAGAGTCAGAGTGTGACGTACTGGGCTTTGGCCTTCTGACAAGATGGAAGTTGCCtatgggaggggaggaaggaaagagataaATCAGCTGTATGACAAAGAGTTTGAATCAGAaagctgtcagagctcagcagcttctcctctctctctgataaTGGAGATCCTTGAGGAACCTGAACTCTGCTTCCCCCAGCTCAACACCTCCTGCAGGAGGACGATGCGTCCTCAGTTGAAGACTACAATTATTTACTGTTTGCTGTCATCCTCCATCACTCTGCTGACTGTGGTTCTtaacctgctggtcatcatctcTATCTCACACTTCAGGCAGAGATAAAACTTCTCCACATggcataaaaaatgttgattttcagGTTCCAGCTAGATACATGAAGAAGTGGCTTTGAGCTAGGAAACATAATGTTTCATTTAGGTTtcattttgatgaaaatgttagCAGGTTAGACCATAATGCTGAGagttttatctttgtgtttaACATGTGGTTCACTGTGTACAACACTCACTGTATTTCTACATTTGCTATTGTTACTTTTAAAGCTAATGATAACTATGGTCATGGTGCTTTTGAGAGATGCAGCAAAAGTGTTACTGAAAAATGATTAGTAATGGTGTCTCACATATCGAGCTGCTGCACATTCACTAGTTTCTTGCTCAGGCCTTTGATCAGTGCGTACTGGATATTTACTGGTTATTTGCAAATGCTTGTACCACTGTAATGCTGCAATATATTTGtacatgtttttacagtgaattgTTCAGTGTTGATATTCTCTCATTTCAGGCAGctccacaccaccaccaacctcctcctcctctctctggctgttgcAGACTTCCTTGTGGGCGTCCTGCTGATGCCCGTTGAAATCATCCTGTTCCAAGGCTGCTGGATCCTGGGTGAATTCATGTGTGCTTTGAATTACTTTTTAGGTTTCCTTGTTATCAGTGTTTCAGTAGGAAACATGGTTCTCATATCAGTTGACCGTTACATAGCAATCTGTGACCCCATGTTTTACTCCACCAAAGTTACTCTGAAAAGAGTTcaactctgtgtttgtctgtgttggatATTTTCTGCTGTCCACAGCACTTGGTTACTGAgggattttttaaaacaacCGAGCAGGTATAACTCCTGTTATGGAGAATGTGTAGTCATAATTAATTATGCTGAAGGAGTAGTTGATCTTGTTGTGACCTTTTTAGGCCCCATTGTTGTCATCATACTCTTGTATTTGAGAGTATTTGTGgtggctgtgtctcaggctcATGCCATGCGCTCTCACATTGCAGCTACCACTCTGCAGCGTTCAGAGACTGTAAAAGCTAAGAGATCTGAGATGAAAGCAGCCAGGACTCTTGGTATTGTAGTAgttgtgtttcttctgtgttcCTGTCCATATTATTATTTCACTGCTGCAACTGAGAAAGACGAGGTAGAGGCGTCATCTACAGGGCTTGAAAtttggtttttgtatttgaACTCCTGTCTAAACCCAGTGATCTATGTTTCTTTCTATCCCTGGTTCAGAAAATCTATTAAACACATTGCTACACTTCAGATACTGCAGCCAGGCTCCCGTGATACCAGTTtacagtagagagagagaga
This window harbors:
- the LOC121194501 gene encoding trace amine-associated receptor 13c-like, with translation MMEALKGTELCYPHLNSSCKKPTHPYTQAMLIYVLLSSISLVTVALNLLVIISISHFRQLHTPTNLLILSLAVSDLLVGFLLMPVEIIYIEACWFLGDIVCTLYYVVDYIITSASVANMVFISFDRYVAICDPLHYPTKVTKRKAQVYVCLCWICSVVYRILLLNDHLEQPGRSSSCFGECVVVINYIAGVVDLVFTFIIPITAIIVLYLRVFLVALSQARSIRSHITDVTAQRSRTGAVKKTEMKAARTLGIVVVVFLFCFCPYYYPTLAGEDTSIDASSAAFEIWLAHFNSCLNPVIYAFFYPWFRKCIKLILTLQILKPGSRDIKLL
- the LOC121194594 gene encoding trace amine-associated receptor 13c-like, encoding MEALEEAELCFPQLNTSCRRTMNPNSETTIIYTVLSFITLLTVVLNLLVIISISHFRQLHTTTNLLLLSLAVADFLVGLLQMPVEILLFHDCWFLGDIICVVNYFLGFLVISVSVGNMVLISVDRYIAICDPMFYSTKVTLKRVQLCVYLCWIFSAVHSTWILRDVLEQPSRYNSCYGECVVIINFAEGVVDLVVTFLGPIVVIILLYLRVFVVVVSQARAMRSHIAATTLQRSETVKAKRSEIKAARTLGVVVAVFLLCSCPYYCFTVAAENNLVGTASTGLDIWLLYFNSCLNPVIYVFFYPWFRKAIKHITTLQILQPGSRDTSLL
- the LOC121194728 gene encoding trace amine-associated receptor 13c-like, which gives rise to MEALEEAEFCFPQLNTSCRKTMRPHSETTIIYTVLSSITLLTVVLNLLVIISISHFRQLHTTTNLLLLSLAVADFLVGLLQMPGEILLFRGCLILGDLLCAVHPFLSFIIVSVSVGNMILISVDRYMAICDPMFYSTKVTLKRVQLCICLCWIFSVVHSTWILWDFLKQPTKYNTCNGECMVVLSFAEGVVDLVVTFLGPIFVITLLYLRVFVVAVSQARAMRSHIAATTLQHSETVKAKRSEIKAARTLGVVVAVFLLCSCPYYCFTVAAENNQVGTSSAGLEIWLLYFNSCLNPVIYVSFYPWFRKAIKHIATLQILQPGSRDTSLL
- the LOC121194563 gene encoding trace amine-associated receptor 13c-like, which produces MEILEEPELCFPQLNTSCRRTMRPQLKTTIIYCLLSSSITLLTVVLNLLVIISISHFRQLHTTTNLLLLSLAVADFLVGVLLMPVEIILFQGCWILGEFMCALNYFLGFLVISVSVGNMVLISVDRYIAICDPMFYSTKVTLKRVQLCVCLCWIFSAVHSTWLLRDFLKQPSRYNSCYGECVVIINYAEGVVDLVVTFLGPIVVIILLYLRVFVVAVSQAHAMRSHIAATTLQRSETVKAKRSEMKAARTLGIVVVVFLLCSCPYYYFTAATEKDEVEASSTGLEIWFLYLNSCLNPVIYVSFYPWFRKSIKHIATLQILQPGSRDTSLQ